In a genomic window of Chryseobacterium sp. G0162:
- a CDS encoding protein-disulfide reductase DsbD family protein, with amino-acid sequence MKFRNWFLLILLFLATGINAQIKNPVKFKFTINDLGNNQYEAVLNATMEKGWHIYSKDLPEDTGIPTEYKVSGKNIELIGKFTEVGKKHEEFSEAFGGTIVFYSNTAGFKQKFKLKDPTKPADVTSEITYQTCDDRVCLAPNTLEFNQKITPKGVTEEAVTKETVEPAKDSVKAVETVTENPAKTEMTITETSKLDPKQLKIETLDFKKPLTDCGTASTKVDENYWTYLFLGFIGGLIALLTPCVFPMIPLTVSFFTKGNKDKAKGKRDALIYGFFILLIFVLLSIPFHIIDGIAGNIFNEISTSVWLNIAFFIIFIFFAGSFFGYYDITLPSSIANKSSKAEEAGGIIGIFFMALTLVIVSFSCTGPILGSLLGSAVTGSSNVPMLLTFALAGFGLAWAIIFGLLALFPQALQSLPKSGGWMNTVKVVLGFVELALALKFLSKADLVSKTFFLKRELFIAIWIIIALGLALYLFGLIKFPHDDKKPKISITRKILGVLGFGFVIYLIQGLIPSERPKLQLLSGILPPLNVSYFHDEKDGILGMHPEHDFFKAIEIAKKENKPILIDFTGYGCENCRKMEEFVWSEPDILPILQNDIVLASLYVDDKEELPEDQKTKIDLGDGQIKKVKTIGDRWSLFQQVNFNNNSQPHYVLITPDGKVINTPVSGYMPKEDFKKFLECGVNYFKKSK; translated from the coding sequence ATGAAATTTAGAAATTGGTTTTTATTAATTCTGCTGTTTTTAGCAACAGGGATTAATGCGCAGATAAAAAATCCTGTAAAGTTTAAATTTACCATCAACGATCTGGGCAACAACCAGTATGAGGCGGTGTTGAATGCTACCATGGAAAAAGGCTGGCACATTTACTCTAAAGATCTTCCTGAAGATACGGGGATTCCTACGGAGTATAAAGTTTCAGGAAAAAATATTGAGCTGATTGGAAAGTTTACTGAAGTAGGTAAAAAACATGAAGAATTTTCTGAAGCTTTTGGAGGAACTATTGTTTTTTATTCTAACACCGCTGGATTTAAACAAAAATTCAAACTGAAGGATCCTACTAAACCCGCTGATGTTACTTCTGAAATCACTTATCAGACTTGTGATGACAGAGTTTGTCTTGCTCCAAACACTTTAGAATTCAATCAAAAAATAACTCCAAAAGGGGTTACAGAGGAAGCTGTTACTAAAGAGACTGTGGAGCCTGCAAAAGATTCTGTAAAAGCTGTTGAAACCGTTACTGAAAATCCAGCTAAAACGGAGATGACCATTACTGAAACTTCGAAATTGGATCCTAAACAGCTGAAAATTGAAACACTTGATTTCAAAAAACCATTAACGGATTGCGGAACTGCTTCTACAAAGGTAGATGAGAACTACTGGACCTATTTATTCTTAGGATTTATCGGAGGGCTAATTGCTTTACTTACGCCATGTGTATTCCCGATGATTCCTTTAACCGTTTCATTCTTTACGAAAGGAAATAAGGACAAAGCAAAAGGTAAAAGAGATGCCTTGATCTATGGATTTTTCATTCTTCTTATTTTCGTTTTACTGAGTATTCCTTTCCACATTATTGACGGAATTGCAGGAAATATCTTCAATGAGATTTCTACAAGTGTATGGCTGAATATTGCCTTCTTTATTATATTTATCTTCTTTGCCGGAAGTTTCTTCGGGTATTATGATATTACATTGCCTAGCTCTATTGCCAACAAGTCTTCAAAAGCTGAGGAAGCTGGTGGGATCATCGGTATTTTCTTTATGGCATTAACGCTGGTAATTGTTTCTTTCTCTTGTACAGGACCTATTCTGGGAAGTTTATTAGGAAGTGCTGTAACCGGTTCTTCGAATGTTCCTATGTTATTAACATTTGCACTGGCAGGATTTGGATTAGCCTGGGCAATTATTTTTGGATTACTGGCTTTATTTCCACAAGCATTACAGAGTCTTCCAAAATCAGGAGGATGGATGAATACTGTAAAAGTTGTTTTAGGTTTTGTAGAATTGGCTTTAGCTTTAAAATTCTTATCAAAAGCAGATCTTGTATCTAAGACTTTCTTCTTAAAAAGAGAACTTTTCATTGCAATCTGGATCATTATTGCTTTAGGTTTGGCTTTATATTTATTCGGATTAATCAAGTTTCCGCATGATGATAAAAAACCTAAAATTTCAATCACAAGAAAAATATTAGGGGTATTAGGATTTGGTTTTGTAATCTACCTGATTCAAGGGTTGATTCCTTCTGAACGTCCAAAACTTCAGTTATTAAGTGGAATCTTACCTCCATTGAATGTAAGTTATTTCCATGATGAAAAAGATGGTATCTTAGGAATGCATCCTGAACATGATTTCTTTAAAGCGATAGAAATTGCTAAAAAGGAAAACAAACCTATCTTAATTGACTTTACAGGTTATGGTTGTGAAAACTGTAGAAAAATGGAAGAGTTTGTATGGAGCGAACCGGATATTCTTCCTATTCTTCAAAATGATATTGTTTTAGCTTCTCTGTATGTAGACGACAAAGAAGAACTTCCTGAAGATCAAAAAACAAAGATTGACCTTGGGGATGGACAAATCAAAAAGGTTAAAACCATTGGGGACAGATGGAGCTTATTCCAACAGGTTAATTTCAATAACAATTCTCAGCCTCACTACGTTTTAATAACTCCTGACGGAAAAGTAATCAATACTCCTGTTTCAGGATATATGCCGAAGGAAGACTTCAAGAAGTTTCTGGAATGCGGTGTTAATTACTTCAAGAAAAGCAAGTAA
- a CDS encoding redoxin domain-containing protein: protein MFKKIILSLLILAGVLFNAQNIGINFQKIDLEAAKKIAAKENKLIFIDLYTTWCGPCKLMAKNTFTDPRIGEMFNKNFVNIAIDAEKEGVKLVKEFKVVNYPSFLFLDPKGKLVQYDFGYYNPEQFLEVGASVLRKKTPLSGKTSDQVKGKMIGDKIDNFNAKDHLGNTFSSSKENKKMVVVFIRGQWCPFCNQYIETLQNIAPELQSKNAKLVIISPEKPEFIEKTINKTKTEYTVLYDEGYKIAEAFDVLYTPDSETLNFYNSKLKDDFTKSRSDNSGRLPVSATFILNEAKEITWRHFDPDYKKRASVEDILKNLN from the coding sequence ATGTTCAAAAAAATAATATTGAGTCTCCTCATATTAGCAGGAGTTTTATTTAATGCACAAAACATTGGTATCAATTTTCAAAAAATTGATTTAGAGGCAGCGAAAAAAATCGCAGCTAAAGAAAATAAACTTATTTTCATTGATTTGTATACTACCTGGTGTGGACCTTGTAAACTTATGGCAAAGAATACTTTCACCGATCCCCGAATTGGAGAGATGTTCAACAAAAATTTTGTAAATATTGCTATAGACGCTGAGAAAGAAGGCGTAAAACTGGTAAAAGAGTTTAAAGTTGTAAACTATCCCTCTTTTTTATTCTTAGATCCAAAGGGCAAACTGGTTCAATATGATTTTGGTTATTATAATCCAGAACAGTTTTTAGAAGTTGGAGCATCTGTCTTAAGAAAAAAAACTCCTCTCTCCGGCAAAACTTCTGATCAGGTAAAAGGAAAAATGATTGGAGATAAGATTGATAATTTCAATGCTAAAGATCATTTAGGTAATACATTTTCTTCATCAAAAGAAAACAAAAAAATGGTTGTTGTTTTTATCAGAGGGCAGTGGTGCCCGTTTTGTAATCAATATATCGAAACATTACAGAATATCGCACCCGAACTACAATCCAAAAACGCTAAACTCGTTATTATATCTCCAGAAAAACCAGAGTTCATAGAAAAAACAATCAATAAAACAAAAACTGAGTATACTGTTTTATATGATGAAGGCTATAAAATTGCAGAGGCCTTTGATGTTCTTTATACTCCTGACAGTGAAACCCTGAATTTCTATAACTCAAAACTGAAAGATGATTTCACTAAAAGCAGGTCAGATAATTCGGGAAGACTTCCTGTTTCTGCAACATTTATACTTAATGAAGCTAAAGAAATTACATGGAGACATTTTGACCCAGACTATAAGAAAAGGGCTTCTGTAGAGGATATTTTAAAAAACTTAAATTAA
- a CDS encoding RNA polymerase sigma factor, which produces MDRRTTNSLAVDDFKKDSNIAFGVLYQQYFGYTKKFILKNKGNLEDAEDIFQDALLILYEKLHADNFKIQTCLGNYLIGISKNLWLKRLRNRNFYVESPENYFTENYQEINSAIENEKYYWEKLVGYVKSISLHCQNLIHDIFIENKSIEEIQNKYQYSSRHNAQNQKYKCVEQIKKIRNNSIFST; this is translated from the coding sequence ATGGACAGAAGAACAACTAATTCATTAGCTGTTGATGATTTTAAAAAAGACAGCAATATAGCTTTTGGTGTTTTATACCAACAGTATTTCGGATATACAAAAAAATTTATCCTTAAAAATAAAGGTAATCTGGAAGATGCGGAAGATATTTTCCAAGATGCGCTGCTGATCCTCTATGAAAAATTACATGCTGACAATTTCAAGATCCAAACCTGCCTGGGAAATTATCTCATTGGAATTTCTAAAAATTTGTGGTTAAAAAGATTGAGAAACAGAAATTTTTATGTAGAGTCTCCTGAAAACTATTTTACAGAAAACTACCAGGAAATTAATTCTGCTATTGAAAATGAAAAATATTATTGGGAAAAGCTGGTTGGTTATGTTAAATCTATCTCTCTGCATTGTCAGAATCTGATCCATGATATTTTTATTGAAAATAAAAGTATTGAGGAAATCCAGAACAAATACCAATATTCCAGCAGGCATAATGCCCAGAATCAAAAGTATAAATGTGTTGAACAAATCAAAAAAATAAGAAATAACAGTATTTTTTCAACCTGA
- the tilS gene encoding tRNA lysidine(34) synthetase TilS, whose product MLKKSSFRKQLENLIHRPENHSYLLAVSGGADSMALVSLFRDLRDEKQNSESSFQVAHINYKLRGEDSDRDQKVVQDFCEKNHIRFHLYEVSEKDRKPDNSIQLWARELRYTFFKEIQEKENLEYLVTAHHLNDQLETFIINLSKAAGINGLSGIPANDNYILRPLLPFSKQEIYQFTEENNIEFREDLSNKKSDYLRNKIRNEIVPKLLETNDHFLENFKKSSLYLNQTKDFVQKQIQEIENRLTIFNPDHKILSKEKLDQESDFVKFEILKKYGFNQEEEIPKIFKAENNRSFFSKEYQLIINRDELIFMEKNNVSEIEEEIILIHHFDFSENQTTINLVNHIENINEINKRFEWDFDAEKLHFPLYLRKQQDGDEFYPIGFSGKKKVSKFFRDEKLSVLVREKSWLLCDSRNHILGVIPLRQDRRYQTDRNTQKKITVVWTEEQLIH is encoded by the coding sequence ATGTTGAAAAAATCAAGCTTCAGAAAACAATTAGAAAACCTTATTCACCGACCGGAAAACCACTCCTATCTTTTAGCAGTAAGCGGAGGGGCTGACTCTATGGCTCTGGTCTCATTATTCCGCGATTTGAGAGATGAAAAGCAGAATTCTGAGAGTTCATTTCAGGTGGCTCATATCAATTATAAACTCCGGGGAGAAGATTCAGATAGGGATCAAAAAGTAGTACAGGATTTTTGTGAGAAAAATCATATCAGGTTCCATCTGTATGAAGTTTCGGAAAAGGATCGAAAACCAGACAATTCTATTCAGCTTTGGGCCAGAGAACTCCGCTATACTTTTTTTAAAGAAATTCAGGAAAAGGAAAATCTGGAATACCTGGTTACGGCCCATCACCTGAACGATCAGCTGGAAACGTTCATCATTAATCTTTCCAAAGCTGCAGGAATTAATGGTCTGAGTGGTATTCCTGCCAATGACAATTATATCCTCCGTCCTCTTTTACCATTCTCCAAGCAGGAAATTTATCAGTTTACAGAAGAAAACAATATTGAGTTCCGGGAAGATCTTTCCAATAAAAAGAGTGATTATCTGAGAAACAAAATCAGAAATGAAATTGTTCCGAAATTACTGGAAACCAATGATCACTTTCTGGAAAACTTCAAAAAAAGTTCTTTATATCTAAATCAAACCAAAGATTTTGTCCAGAAACAGATTCAGGAAATAGAAAATCGCCTTACGATATTTAACCCAGACCATAAAATCTTATCAAAGGAAAAGCTGGATCAGGAAAGCGATTTCGTGAAATTTGAAATTTTAAAAAAATACGGCTTCAACCAAGAGGAAGAAATCCCTAAAATTTTTAAAGCAGAAAATAACCGTTCTTTTTTTTCAAAAGAATATCAGTTGATAATCAATCGTGATGAACTGATTTTTATGGAGAAAAATAATGTATCGGAAATCGAAGAAGAAATAATACTGATCCATCATTTTGATTTTTCCGAAAACCAAACCACCATCAATCTCGTAAATCATATTGAAAACATTAATGAAATCAATAAAAGATTTGAATGGGATTTTGATGCTGAAAAGCTTCACTTTCCACTCTATTTGAGAAAACAGCAGGATGGAGATGAGTTTTATCCAATAGGTTTTTCGGGTAAAAAGAAAGTTTCTAAATTTTTTAGAGACGAGAAACTATCTGTTCTGGTAAGGGAAAAGAGTTGGTTATTGTGTGATTCAAGGAACCATATTCTGGGAGTAATCCCTCTAAGACAGGACCGCAGGTATCAGACCGATAGAAATACTCAAAAAAAGATAACTGTAGTATGGACAGAAGAACAACTAATTCATTAG
- a CDS encoding OmpA family protein, with protein sequence MKILKILAVSAMALGMTSCVSKKQYDALSTNYKQCIENIGERQREIQDLKSQNSALSGENNLLKSQHDALKSSLDACLSNTGKSSANIDKLVGEINASNSYIKQLISSNAKNDSLNLALSNKLKRSLDNVSDEDVQVKVLKGVVMISLSDKMLYKTGDYTILPAAQEVLGKVAKVINDYDKYSVLIEGNTDNAPLNSVNLPRDNWDLSALRGTSVAKVLQTQFGVDPARITAGGRSEYNPKATNMSVSGRAENRRTEIIIMPKLDEFMKLMDIAPKK encoded by the coding sequence ATGAAGATTTTAAAAATTTTAGCGGTTTCTGCAATGGCGTTGGGGATGACCTCTTGTGTAAGCAAGAAGCAGTATGATGCCTTAAGCACAAACTATAAGCAATGTATTGAAAATATCGGAGAAAGACAGAGAGAAATTCAAGATTTGAAATCTCAAAACTCTGCATTATCAGGTGAAAATAATTTATTAAAAAGCCAGCATGATGCTTTAAAATCATCATTGGATGCATGTCTTTCCAATACAGGAAAAAGCTCTGCTAATATTGATAAGCTTGTGGGAGAAATCAACGCTTCCAACTCATATATCAAGCAGCTAATTTCAAGCAATGCTAAAAATGATAGCTTAAACCTTGCTTTGTCTAACAAGCTGAAGAGATCTTTAGATAATGTATCAGATGAAGATGTACAGGTGAAAGTGTTGAAGGGTGTAGTAATGATCTCCCTTTCAGATAAAATGCTATACAAAACAGGAGATTACACGATCTTACCGGCAGCTCAGGAAGTGCTAGGTAAAGTAGCTAAGGTAATCAATGATTATGATAAATATTCAGTATTGATTGAAGGTAATACAGATAATGCTCCATTAAATTCAGTAAACTTACCAAGAGATAACTGGGATCTTTCTGCATTAAGAGGTACTTCTGTTGCTAAGGTTCTTCAGACTCAGTTTGGAGTAGACCCTGCAAGAATTACAGCAGGAGGTCGTTCTGAATACAACCCGAAAGCAACCAATATGAGTGTTTCCGGAAGAGCAGAAAACAGAAGAACAGAAATCATCATTATGCCTAAGCTGGATGAGTTCATGAAACTGATGGATATTGCTCCAAAGAAATAA
- a CDS encoding CCPGW family putative bacteriocin, whose protein sequence is MKNSKKLSRGEMKTVKGAITGCNPQIFCTSPQTKCCPGWVCAGIRQYCIAI, encoded by the coding sequence ATGAAAAATTCAAAAAAACTTTCAAGAGGAGAAATGAAAACTGTAAAAGGTGCTATTACAGGGTGTAATCCACAGATATTTTGTACTAGTCCACAGACAAAATGTTGCCCAGGATGGGTTTGTGCCGGTATAAGACAATATTGTATAGCCATATAA
- a CDS encoding O-methyltransferase produces MSFFEEKNPEMDRYLEAHASSESEILKKLRRETYQKTTQPHMISGYQQGRLLTIISQMLRPTNILEIGTFTGYATLCLASGLAKDGKITTLDVNEDLAYLPKKYFESSEYAAQIDFKLQDAKEFLQETDEFFDLIFVDADKENYADYFKLIKPHTKSGSVVMFDNVLWYGKVLEENPKLKSTQSIQELNDLAAKDEDFENLILPLRDGVNFLRRK; encoded by the coding sequence ATGAGTTTTTTTGAAGAAAAGAATCCTGAAATGGATAGATATTTGGAAGCACATGCTTCCTCAGAATCCGAAATTCTGAAAAAGCTGAGAAGAGAAACTTATCAGAAAACCACACAGCCTCATATGATTTCGGGCTATCAGCAGGGAAGATTGCTTACGATCATATCCCAAATGCTACGGCCTACAAACATTCTTGAAATCGGGACATTTACCGGATATGCTACACTGTGCCTGGCTTCAGGATTAGCAAAAGATGGTAAAATTACTACGTTGGATGTGAATGAGGATCTTGCTTATCTTCCGAAAAAATATTTTGAATCCAGCGAATACGCTGCTCAGATTGATTTCAAACTTCAGGATGCGAAAGAATTCTTACAAGAAACAGATGAGTTTTTTGACTTGATTTTTGTAGATGCCGATAAAGAAAACTATGCAGACTATTTCAAACTGATAAAACCTCATACAAAGTCAGGATCAGTAGTGATGTTTGATAACGTTTTATGGTATGGAAAAGTACTGGAAGAAAATCCAAAACTGAAATCCACGCAGTCTATTCAGGAATTGAATGATTTAGCAGCAAAAGACGAAGATTTTGAAAATCTTATTTTACCTTTGCGTGATGGAGTCAACTTCCTTCGCAGGAAGTAA
- a CDS encoding C40 family peptidase — MNKGICVVTVAPVRAEGSDKAEIVTEILFGESVDILEVNKNWTKIKMHYDGYEGWMDTKQLKTVTEEDLANRKVTVVTEDFSSVIMNDGKTLLSMGSEVEFPVVASRRSHDVRESVALTAKEFLNVPYLWGGKSFFAVDCSGFTQLVYKVHGIKIPRDASQQAEIGEDLTFVEETKPGDLAFFENAEGKIIHVGIMLENQKIIHASGKVRIDTLDSTGIFNKEMNKHTHKLRVLKSII, encoded by the coding sequence ATGAATAAAGGAATTTGTGTTGTAACAGTAGCACCCGTGAGAGCAGAAGGTTCTGACAAGGCAGAGATTGTTACGGAAATATTGTTTGGAGAAAGTGTAGATATTTTAGAAGTGAATAAAAACTGGACTAAAATAAAAATGCATTATGATGGTTATGAAGGATGGATGGATACCAAACAGCTAAAAACGGTAACAGAAGAAGACCTGGCCAATAGAAAAGTGACTGTAGTTACGGAAGACTTTTCCTCTGTTATAATGAATGATGGTAAAACTTTGTTATCAATGGGTTCTGAAGTGGAATTTCCTGTGGTAGCGTCAAGAAGAAGCCACGATGTAAGGGAAAGTGTTGCTCTTACAGCCAAAGAATTCCTTAATGTGCCTTATCTATGGGGTGGTAAAAGCTTTTTTGCGGTAGACTGCTCCGGATTTACTCAATTGGTTTACAAAGTTCACGGTATTAAGATTCCGAGGGATGCTTCACAGCAGGCAGAAATAGGGGAAGACCTTACTTTTGTGGAAGAAACGAAGCCGGGAGACTTAGCCTTCTTTGAAAACGCTGAAGGAAAGATTATCCATGTTGGTATTATGCTGGAGAACCAGAAAATTATTCATGCATCAGGAAAAGTGAGAATTGATACACTGGATTCTACCGGAATCTTTAATAAGGAAATGAATAAACATACTCATAAACTGAGAGTACTTAAAAGCATTATTTAA
- a CDS encoding DUF1648 domain-containing protein has translation MKTSGILLIVNTLLLVVIWIFTGIKYAELPDVIPTHFDFQGNVDGESGKATIWVLPCIATFIHLLFIGIKDPNSSLLNVPQSFRNERTLKLYLFSLELPVMVLFLDIIVESIRVAEGKQTELSDAVFFILGTMMMIIGIGLIKSFREGKTKSNG, from the coding sequence ATGAAAACTTCCGGCATATTATTAATTGTAAACACTCTTTTACTGGTTGTAATCTGGATCTTTACAGGAATTAAATATGCTGAGTTGCCTGATGTAATTCCTACGCATTTTGATTTTCAAGGGAATGTTGATGGAGAATCAGGAAAGGCAACAATTTGGGTTTTACCCTGTATTGCTACTTTTATTCATCTTCTTTTTATAGGAATAAAAGATCCCAATTCATCCCTTTTGAATGTTCCTCAAAGTTTTCGTAACGAAAGAACGCTGAAACTGTATTTGTTTTCTCTGGAACTTCCTGTGATGGTTTTGTTTTTGGATATTATTGTTGAAAGCATTCGTGTTGCAGAAGGAAAGCAAACAGAGCTTAGCGATGCTGTTTTCTTTATTTTAGGAACAATGATGATGATAATTGGAATAGGGCTTATAAAATCATTTCGGGAAGGTAAAACAAAGTCTAACGGCTAG
- a CDS encoding 3-deoxy-D-manno-octulosonic acid transferase, whose product MNLLYNIFISLLIFGMKVFSLFNDKTKKGVEGRKQSLDKVKSAFSKTDKVIWMHAASLGEYEQGLPVLERLKDQFPDHKILVTFFSPSGYENVIKKKHIADVICYLPFDRKNTVKEFISQFDVKLFFTVKYDYWYNLLAVLREKNAKIYVISALFYESQSFFTSYGKWFVKQLKQNVDWFFHQTQFSLALAKSVGLVKSSITGDTRFDRVKQLRNRDNQVEYITDFIADQKAVVFGSSWQAEEKIAEMISRKNNTIKIIIAPHDLKRVEHLKNIFPDALLYSEIKKSESLIFKPQILIIDSIGLLSKLYSYADIAVVGGGFHDAGLHNILEAATFGVPVIFGNHYKKNPEADDLINKNGGRSFADEATAAEFVLFLANKDHEEELAEMAEKAKNFVDEKPGSTEMILHKILS is encoded by the coding sequence TTGAATTTACTTTATAATATATTTATCAGTCTTCTGATTTTTGGAATGAAAGTTTTCTCATTATTTAATGATAAAACTAAAAAAGGCGTTGAGGGAAGAAAGCAGTCTTTAGATAAGGTAAAATCTGCTTTTTCAAAAACAGATAAGGTGATCTGGATGCATGCTGCCAGTTTAGGAGAATATGAGCAGGGTTTGCCTGTACTGGAAAGGCTTAAGGATCAGTTTCCAGATCATAAAATCCTGGTAACATTCTTTTCCCCGTCAGGATATGAAAATGTAATTAAAAAGAAACATATTGCAGATGTAATCTGTTACCTCCCATTTGATAGAAAGAATACTGTAAAAGAATTTATCTCACAATTTGATGTTAAACTATTTTTTACGGTTAAGTATGACTACTGGTATAATCTGCTTGCAGTACTACGAGAGAAAAATGCAAAGATCTATGTGATTTCTGCTTTATTCTACGAGAGTCAATCTTTTTTTACCTCGTATGGGAAATGGTTTGTGAAACAGCTTAAGCAAAATGTAGACTGGTTCTTTCATCAGACCCAATTCTCATTGGCTTTGGCTAAAAGTGTAGGACTTGTGAAGTCTTCTATAACAGGAGATACCAGGTTTGATAGGGTAAAACAACTTCGAAATCGTGATAACCAAGTTGAGTATATTACAGACTTTATAGCAGATCAGAAAGCTGTTGTTTTTGGGAGTTCCTGGCAGGCAGAGGAGAAAATAGCAGAAATGATTTCCCGTAAAAATAACACGATCAAAATAATCATTGCTCCTCATGATTTGAAGAGGGTAGAGCACCTGAAAAATATCTTTCCTGATGCTTTATTGTATAGCGAAATTAAGAAATCTGAGTCTTTAATCTTTAAGCCTCAAATCTTAATTATAGATAGTATAGGATTGCTTTCAAAGCTTTATTCCTATGCTGATATAGCAGTCGTAGGTGGGGGATTCCATGATGCAGGGCTTCATAATATTCTGGAGGCTGCCACATTTGGCGTTCCGGTTATCTTTGGAAATCATTATAAAAAGAATCCTGAAGCAGACGATCTTATTAACAAAAATGGAGGGAGGTCTTTTGCAGACGAAGCCACGGCTGCAGAATTCGTGTTATTTCTTGCTAATAAGGATCATGAAGAAGAACTTGCAGAAATGGCTGAAAAGGCAAAGAATTTCGTTGATGAAAAACCCGGTTCTACAGAAATGATCCTCCATAAAATCCTATCTTAA